One part of the Malus sylvestris chromosome 2, drMalSylv7.2, whole genome shotgun sequence genome encodes these proteins:
- the LOC126588024 gene encoding glycine-rich cell wall structural protein-like translates to MGITIFGAGKVVLWVVVAMSLMSESCVRGIRKIDDHAHAEKGSDDGNMLVKNPEWFFDGPAAGNPNIPGGINGGGGFGGEGKGFGFNFGGKGSYSYSYGTSGKPANAVGFGKPDCVGKGRGSGKGGGGSHGVGKGGGAGIGGGGSHHKNKKENKHHQGGSHGGGGIGGGIGKGIGGGGHGAGGGIGTGHKGGGGIGKGGGAGGGIGKGGGAGGGIGKGGGIGGGIGKGGGVGGGIGKGGGAGGGIGKGGGAGGGIGKGGGVGGGIGKGGGVGGGIGKGGGVGGGVGGGGGIGGGAGGGGGAGGGIGGGGAGGGIGGGGGAGGGAGGGIGGGAGGGIGGGGVGGGIGGDPGGGIGSGGAGGGFGGGAGGGVGGGGAGGGFGGGAGGGIGGGGAGGGVGAGGGFGGGAGGGIGGGGAGGGGGFGGGGGGGVGGGGGGGFGGGGGGGIGGGVINNGHA, encoded by the exons ATGGGAATTACGATATTCGGGGCGGGGAAGGTGGTTTTGTGGGTGGTGGTGGCGATGAGCTTAATGTCTGAGTCGTGTGTGAGGGGAATAAGGAAGATAGATGATCACGCTCATGCGGAGAAGGGTAGTGATGATGGAAATATGTTAGTGAAAAATCCAGAGTGGTTCTTTGATGGGCCGGCTGCAGGAAATCCCAATATTCCGGGTGGGATTAATGGCGGTGGTGGGTTTGGAGGAGAGGGAAAAGggtttggttttaattttggaGGGAAGGGATCATATAGTTATAGTTATGGTACTTCTGGAAAACCTGCCAATGCAGTTGGTTTTGGGAAGCCTGACTGTGTTGGAAAAGGTAGAGGGTCTGGGAAAGGTGGCGGTGGTTCTCATGGGGTTGGCAAAGGTGGAGGGGCTGGCATTGGTGGTGGTGGAAGCCACCATAAGAATAAAAAAGAGAACAAGCACCATCAAGGCGGTAGCCATGGTGGGGGTGGAATTGGGGGAGGCATTGGTAAAGGAATTGGTGGTGGAGGTCATGGTGCTGGAGGAGGAATAGGAACAGGCCATAAAGGTGGTGGAGGCATTGGCAAAGGAGGAGGCGCTGGTGGTGGCATTGGAAAAGGAGGGGGCGCTGGTGGCGGCATTGGCAAAGGAGGGGGCATTGGTGGCGGTATTGGAAAAGGTGGGGGTGTTGGTGGCGGCATTGGCAAAGGAGGGGGTGCTGGTGGCGGCATTGGCAAAGGAGGGGGTGCTGGTGGCGGCATTGGCAAAGGAGGGGGTGTTGGTGGCGGCATTGGAAAAGGTGGGGGTGTTGGTGGCGGCATTGGCAAAGGAGGGGGCGTTGGTGGTGGTGTTGGTGGCGGTGGAGGCATTGGTGGTGGtgcaggtggtggtggtggtgcag GTGGAGGCATTGGCGGTGGTGGTGCTGGTGGAGgcattggtggtggtggtggtgctggtggtggTGCCGGTGGAGGTATTGGCGGTGGTGCAGGTGGAGGCATTGGCGGTGGTGGTGTTGGTGGCGGCATTGGTGGTGATCCTGGTGGCGGCATTGGTAGTGGTGGTGCAGGTGGAGGCTTTGGTGGTGGTGCAGGTGGTGgcgttggtggtggtggtgctggtggGGGCTTTGGCGGTGGTGCTGGTGGGGgcattggtggtggtggtgcaggTGGCGGCGTTGGTGCTGGTGGGGGCTTTGGCGGTGGTGCAGGTGGGGgcattggtggtggtggtgctggcGGTGGAGGAGGTTttggtgggggtgggggtggtggtgttggaggtggaggaggaggagggtttGGCGGGGGCGGCGGAGGTGGTATTGGTGGAGGCGTTATTAACAATGGACATGCATAA
- the LOC126594602 gene encoding coatomer subunit beta'-3-like yields MPLRLDIKRKFVQRTERVKSLDLHPSEPWILASLYSGTVYIFNYQSQSTAKSFEVSDLPVRSAKFIVRKQWVVAGADDMFLRVYNYNTMDKVKVFEAHSDYIRCVAVHPTLPYVLSSSDDMLIKLWDWEKGWICTQIFEGHTHYVMQVTFNPKDTNTFASASLDHTVKIWNLVSPDPNFTLDAHSKGVNCVDYFTGGDKPYLITGSDDHTAKVWDYQTKSCVQTLDGHTHNVSAVCFHPELPVIITGSEDGTVRIWHSTTYRLENTLNYGLERVWAFGYMKSSRRIVIGYDEGAIMVKIGREVPVASMDSGGKIIWAKHNEIQTVNIKSVGADFEAIDGERLPLAVKELGTCDLYPQSLKHNPNGRFVVVCGDGEYIIYTALAWRNRSFGSALEFVWSTDGEFAVRETTSRIKVYSKTFQEKKNVRPTFSVEHIYGGVLLAMRSNDFICFYDWVECRLIRRIDVNVKNVYWADSGDLVAISSDSSFYILKYDRDVVSSYFDSGRPVDELGVEDAFELLYEINERVRTGLWVGDCFVYNNSSSRLNYCVGGEVTTMFHLDRPMYLLGYLANQSRLFLIDKEFNVIGYTLLLSLIEYKTLVIRGDLERAKQIFPTIPPEQHNIVARFLESRGMLEDALEMATDADYKFDLAIQLGRLEIAKEIATEAQSESKWKRLGELAMSTGKLDLAEDCLSHGMDLSGLLLFYSSLGDVQGISKLASLAKEQGKNNVAFLCLFMLGKLEECIQLLLESGRIPEAALMARSYLPSKVSEIVSIWRNDLNKVNKKAAESLADPQEYPNLFEDWQVSLALESKEAENRGIHPPAEQYPVYAEKPATNLVERFRSMQIDEEAPIENGDLDHEEVQENGEDQGEGETVEEDADSTNGVVLVNGNQEEELDKDDEATSSPERQLEDV; encoded by the exons ATG CCTCTCAGGCTCGATATCAAG CGGAAATTTGTGCAAAGAACCGAACGAGTTAAGTCTTTGGATCTACATCCATCTGAGCCATG GATCCTTGCGAGTCTGTATTCGGGAACTGTGTACATCTTCAATTACCAGTCACAG AGCACGGCAAAGTCTTTTGAGGTCTCTGATTTGCCAG TTCGGTCAGCAAAGTTTATAGTGCGTAAGCAGTGGGTAGTGGCTGGAGCTGATGACATGTTTCTTCGTGTATACAATTATAATACAATGGATAAAGTTAAAGTCTTTGAAGCACACTCGGACTACATTAGATGTGTGGCTGTCCATCCAACACTTCCATATGTTTTGTCATCATCTGATGACATGCTTATCAAACTGTGGGATTGGGAAAAAGGTTGGATTTGTACTCAGATATTTGAAGGGCATACACACTATGTGATGCAAGTGACCTTTAACCCTAAAGACACCAACACTTTTGCAAGTGCTTCCTTGGATCACACTGTAAAG ATCTGGAACCTTGTCTCTCCTGACCCAAATTTTACATTGGATGCTCACTCGAAAGGAGTAAATTGTGTTGACTACTTCACTGGCGGTGATAAACCATACTTAATCACTGGCTCAGATGATCATACAGCAAAG GTGTGGGACTATCAGACAAAAAGTTGTGTGCAGACACTCGATGGGCATACTCACAATGTGTCTGCAGTTTGCTTTCATCCGGAACTTCCAGTTATAATTACTGGTTCAGAGGATGGAACTGTTAGAATATGGCACTCAACCACTTATcg TCTTGAAAACACATTGAATTATGGACTTGAACGTGTTTGGGCCTTTGGGTACATGAAAAGTTCACGCCG GATTGTAATTGGTTATGATGAAGGAGCCATAATGGTAAAAATTGGTCGAGAAGTACCAGTTGCTAGCATGGATAGTGGTGGAAAAATTATTTGGGCAAAGCATAACGAAATTCAAACTGTGAATATCAAAAGCGTTGGAGCAGATTTTGAG GCTATAGATGGAGAAAGATTGCCTCTGGCCGTGAAGGAGTTGGGAACCTGTGACCTTTATCCTCAA AGTTTGAAGCACAACCCCAATGGAAGGTTTGTCGTTGTTTGTGGAGATGGCGAGTACATAATATACACAGCTTTAGCATGGAGAAATAGATCCTTTGGCTCAGCATTGGAATTTGTATGGTCAACGGATGGAGAATTTGCTGTTAGGGAAACTACATCAAGGATAAAAGTTTATAGCAAAACATTCCAG GAAAAGAAGAATGTTCGACCAACATTTTCTGTAGAACATATTTATGGAGGGGTCTTACTGGCAATGCGTTCAAATGACTTCATATGCTTCTATGACTGGGTGGAATGCAGATTGATTAGACGTATTGATGTCAATGTTAAG AATGTTTATTGGGCTGATAGCGGCGATTTGGTGGCAATCTCGAGTGATTCATCATTCTACATTCTAAAATACGAT AGGGATGTAGTCTCATCATATTTTGACAGTGGAAGGCCTGTTGATGAACTAGGTGTAGAGGATGCTTTTGAGCTCCTCTATGAAATAAATGAGCGTGTCAGAACTGGATTGTGGGTTGGGGACTGTTTCGTCTACAATAACTCTTCTTCGCGACTTAACTATTGCGTTGGTGGTGAG GTAACCACAATGTTTCACCTTGACCGGCCCATGTACTTGCTGGGATATCTTGCCAATCAAAGTCGTCTTTTTCTAATTGATAAAGAGTTTAA TGTCATTGGATACACCTTGCTTCTCAGCTTGATCGAGTACAAAACACTTGTTATACGTGGAGATTTGGAGCGTGCGAAACAAATCTTTCCAACAATTCCTCCTGAGCaacataatat TGTGGCTCGATTTTTGGAATCTCGAGGTATGTTGGAGGATGCACTGGAAATGGCTACAGATGCTGACTACAAATTTGATCTTGCTATACAGCTGGGTAGACTTGAGATTGCAAAG GAAATTGCTACAGAAGCCCAAAGTGAATCCAAATGGAAGCGGCTGGGAGAATTAGCTATGTCCACTGGGAAG CTTGATTTGGCTGAAGATTGTCTATCACATGGAATGGACCTTTCTGGCTTGTTGCTTTTCTATTCTTCCCTTGGAGATGTTCAAGGAATATCAAAACTTGCATCCCTTGCCAAAGAGCAAGGAAAGAATAATGTTGCATTCCTGTGTTTATTTATGCTGGGTAAATTGGAAGAATGCATACAGCTGTTGCTGGAAag TGGACGGATACCTGAAGCAGCTTTGATGGCACGATCGTACCTACCAAGCAAGGTTTCAGAGATAGTTTCAATTTGGAGAAATGACCTGAACAAG GTCAATAAAAAAGCTGCAGAATCATTGGCCGATCCGCAAGAGTATCCTAATTTGTTTGAGGACTGGCAGGTTTCTCTTGCCCTTGAGTCTAAAGAAGCAGAAAATAG AGGCATTCATCCTCCTGCTGAACAATACCCAGTCTATGCTGAGAAGCCAGCCACCAACCTAGTGGAAAGGTTCAGAAGCATGCAGATTGATGAAGAAGCCCCAATTGAAAATGGAGATCTGGATCATGAG GAGGTGCAGGAGAATGGAGAAGATCAAGGTGAAGGAGAGACTGTTGAGGAGGATGCTGACTCCACGAACGGTGTTGTTCTTGTAAATGGAAACCAGGAAGAAGAGTTGGATAAAGATGATGAGGCAACTTCATCCCCCGAAAGGCAATTGGAGGATGTGTGA